One Triticum dicoccoides isolate Atlit2015 ecotype Zavitan chromosome 5B, WEW_v2.0, whole genome shotgun sequence genomic window carries:
- the LOC119308504 gene encoding uncharacterized protein LOC119308504, translating into MAVGEEVKLSISGAALAALLHRCGAAAGDCDGLLFGRAHRPPPPAPTLSDYDDQAPAAPCLFISISGHSSLSHPCSLSDPLGRPNPPPPSSPCPLGFFSSRRRTPLRASMREHALACSLSKTLSPLTHPLLFILVSPSASDDLSTHSFDYRAFLLVGSRLVPTSLTVVNVGPGFRDQYHSFAPESPFPLLTTQPPPAAPQAEDAYSIGEQKAVDAMVDGFGLGRLQGLVCAAAGQAAEMDSMYAGMLHRMEKLAREVEKSNHRVLDQEKRNLVLRYKTAGLQLQ; encoded by the coding sequence ATGGCCGTCGGCGAGGAGGTCAAGCTCTCCATCTCCGGCGCCGCCCTCGCGGCGCTCCTCCACCGCTGCGGGGCCGCCGCGGGTGACTGCGACGGCCTCCTCTTCGGCCGCGCCCACCGCCCCCCTCCGCCGGCTCCCACCCTCTCCGACTACGACGACCAAGCCCCCGCCGCCCCGTGCCTTTTCATCTCAATCTCCGGCCACTCCTCCCTCTCCCACCCCTGCTCCCTCTCAGATCCCCTCGGCCGCCCCAACCCGCCGCCACCCTCCTCCCCTTGCCCCCTCGGCTTCTTCTCGTCCCGCCGGCGCACCCCTCTCCGCGCCTCCATGCGCGAGCACGCCCTCGCGTGCTCCCTGTCCAAAACCCTATCGCCCCTCACCCACCCGCTCCTCTTCATCCTTGTCTCCCCCTCCGCTTCCGACGACCTCTCCACCCACTCCTTCGACTACCGCGCTTTCCTCCTCGTCGGATCCCGCCTCGTCCCGACCTCGCTCACCGTCGTCAACGTCGGCCCCGGCTTCCGGGACCAGTACCACTCCTTCGCCCCGGAGTCGCCCTTCCCGTTGCTGACGACTcagccgccgccggcggcgcccCAAGCAGAGGATGCCTACAGCATTGGGGAGCAGAAGGCCGTCGATGCGATGGTGGACGGGTTTGGGCTGGGGAGGCTGCAAGGGCTCGTCTGCGCTGCAGCTGGGCAGGCGGCGGAGATGGATAGCATGTATGCCGGGATGCTCCATAGGATGGAGAAGCTCGCAAGGGAGGTGGAGAAGAGCAATCACCGCGTGCTCGACCAG
- the LOC119308503 gene encoding uncharacterized protein LOC119308503 isoform X1 produces the protein MVKKKSSWSQVVSGRPTNLFVPARNLPLQDLGAVIFGCTNNTIAECHSRQLFGLPKAHLSYVHNIKEGLPLFLFNYDDRRLHGVYEAASNGKFCPESNAWTNNGYEKTSYPAQVAMRIRMWCVPLEESKFRNAIIGNYYQKTPTVYGQKPHFFRFELDHAQTRALMAMFTPSPSPIKFWTPPVSQPGAQHVSEPTPPPVWVQKFEGNNELKAEKVLVSYADAVKQSKFEVEGVGLRDVDDGWNNEWNNERNNELKPEKVLPEKGLVSYADMVKQNKFEVEGVGMADVDNGHASSSKESSNGFDDLDCKETPPEWEDHALFSKGVEVQQQQQSAQQENELSFTLVLEKLKALSVQQLSSEFYANGAGTEGIDAYGCKDMQEVKGIFLEGHCGLPENLDTEVDQLAWEHSSLLLQGLDYESYSEAKLIDMVKGLSERIETMEKKQIISNKEVKCLQGVNDRLLKRVVELKNTVKNLNSKIDPLSLDDSLNQFVEECLGSEDVIYLIGGSDGISFLSSLDSFSPSLDILTPLKPMTAGKSYTSAVALDGKIFVLGGGDGACWFDTVDCYDRRRDDWTPCPALTHGKGSLAGVGLHGKIYAFGGGDGIGCFSDMEVFDPAQGKWTKSYPMLEKRFSLAGAELNGVIYAVGGFNGVRYLSSAERLDPREPNWKMLPAMSTVRGCHTVAVLDEKIYVMGGYDADAGAMASTVELYEPRMPSWVMVEPMNYTRGYHSSAVLGGSIFTLGGVKGEADTILDVVERYKEGCGWVNTGMKSIGSRCYCSAIVL, from the exons ATGGTCAAGAAGAAATCTTCATGGAGCCAGGTTGTGAGTGGCAGGCCAACAAACCTCTTTGTTCCTGCAAGAAATCTTCCACTGCAGGATCTTGGAGCTGTAATTTTCGGCTGCACAAACAATACTATTGCTGAGTGCCACTCACGCCAACTTTTTG GCTTGCCTAAAGCACATCTCTCATATGTACACAACATCAAGGAAGGGCTACCTCTATTCCTGTTCAATTATGATGATCGCAGATTGCATGGTGTTTATGAAGCTGCAAGCAATGGCAAATTCTGTCCCGAATCAAATGCATGGACAAATAATGGCTACGAAAAGACAAGCTATCCTGCTCAG GTTGCAATGCGGATAAGAATGTGGTGTGTTCCACTAGAAGAGAGTAAATTCAGGAATGCTATTATAGGCAATTATTACCAGAAGACGCCCACTGTCTATGGCCAGAAGCCTCACTTCTTCAGATTTGAATTGGATCATGCACAAACACGTGCTTTGATGGCTATGTTTACTCCTTCGCCTTCCCCCATCAAGTTCTGGACGCCTCCTGTTTCACAACCAGGAGCTCAGCATGTGAGCGAACCAACACCACCTCCTGTGTGGGTACAAAAATTTGAGGGTAACAATGAGCTCAAAGCAGAAAAGGTTTTAGTGTCATATGCAGATGCGGTAAAACAAAGCAAGTTTGAGGTTGAGGGAGTTGGACTAAGAGATGTGGATGATGGGTGGAACAATGAGTGGAACAATGAGCGAAACAACGAGCTCAAACCAGAAAAGGTTTTACCAGAAAAGGGTTTAGTGTCATATGCAGACATGGTAAAGCAGAACAAGTTTGAGGTTGAGGGAGTTGGAATGGCAGATGTGGACAATGGGCATGCCAGCTCAAGCAAAGAATCTTCCAATGGTTTCGATGATCTCGATTGCAAAGAGACACCACCAGAGTGGGAGGATCATGCACTGTTCAGTAAGGGAGTTGAAGTGCAACAGCAGCAACAATCTGCCCAGCAGGAAAATGAGCTTAGCTTCACATTGGTATTAGAGAAGCTTAAGGCTCTATCAGTCCAGCAACTTAGTTCTGAATTTTATGCCAATGGAGCTGGAACTGAAGGCATTGATGCATATGGATGTAAGGACATGCAAGAAGTTAAAGGTATATTTCTTGAGGGGCACTGTGGTTTGCCGGAGAACTTAGATACCGAAGTCGATCAGCTTGCCTGGGAGCATTCCAGTTTGCTACTTCAAGGATTGGACTATGAATCCTATTCAGAAGCTAAG TTGATAGATATGGTCAAAGGACTGTCCGAACGTATAGAGACTATGGAGAAGAAGCAG attatttccaacaaagaaGTCAAATGCCTACAAGGAGTGAATGACAGGTTGCTGAAAAGAGTTGTTGAGCTAAAgaacacagtgaagaatttgaattcCAAAATAGATCCTTTATCTCTAGATGATTCACTAAATCAGTTTGTTGAAGAATGTTTGGGTTCAGAAGATGTCATTTATCTCATTGGTGGTTCCGATGGCATCTCATTTTTGTCATCATTAGACTCCTTCTCACCCTCCTTGGACATACTAACACCTCTGAAACCAATGACTGCTGGGAAGTCCTATACCTCTGCTGTCGCGTTAGatggcaaaatatttgttcttggtGGTGGTGATGGTGCTTGCTGGTTTGATACAG TTGACTGTTATGACCGAAGACGTGATGATTGGACCCCATGCCCAGCACTGACTCATGGAAAGGGGAGCCTCGCTGGAGTTGGTTTGCATGGCAAAATTTATGCATTTGGCGGTGGAGATGGCATTGGCTGTTTCTCTGACATGGAGGTGTTTGATCCTGCTCAGGGAAAGTGGACAAAGAGTTACCCTATGCTAGAAAAG CGCTTTTCTCTAGCTGGTGCAGAACTTAATGGTGTGATTTATGCAGTTGGCGGTTTCAATGGCGTTCGGTATCTGAG CTCTGCTGAGAGGCTTGATCCTAGGGAGCCTAACTGGAAAATGCTCCCAGCAATGAGTACAGTAAGAGGTTGTCATACAGTGGCAGTGCTTGATGAGAAGAT ATATGTAATGGGTGGTTATGATGCTGATGCTGGAGCAATGGCATCCACCGTTGAGTTGTACGAGCCAAGAATGCCGTCATGGGTGATGGTGGAACCAATGAACTACACCAGAGGGTACCACTCTTCAGCTGTGCTCGGTGGTTCGATATTCACTCTGGGTGGGGTCAAAGGTGAAGCAGATACAATCTTGGATGTG GTGGAGCGCTACAAGGAAGGCTGTGGTTGGGTGAATACAGGGATGAAGTCAATCGGCAGCAGATGCTACTGCTCTGCCATTGTTCTCTGA
- the LOC119308503 gene encoding uncharacterized protein LOC119308503 isoform X2, translating into MVKKKSSWSQVVSGRPTNLFVPARNLPLQDLGAVIFGCTNNTIAECHSRQLFGLPKAHLSYVHNIKEGLPLFLFNYDDRRLHGVYEAASNGKFCPESNAWTNNGYEKTSYPAQVAMRIRMWCVPLEESKFRNAIIGNYYQKTPTVYGQKPHFFRFELDHAQTRALMAMFTPSPSPIKFWTPPVSQPGAQHVSEPTPPPVWVQKFEGNNELKAEKVLVSYADAVKQSKFEVEGVGLRDVDDGWNNEWNNERNNELKPEKVLPEKGLVSYADMVKQNKFEVEGVGMADVDNGHASSSKESSNGFDDLDCKETPPEWEDHALFSKGVEVQQQQQSAQQENELSFTLVLEKLKALSVQQLSSEFYANGAGTEGIDAYGCKDMQEVKGIFLEGHCGLPENLDTEVDQLAWEHSSLLLQGLDYESYSEAKLIDMVKGLSERIETMEKKQIISNKEVKCLQGVNDRLLKRVVELKNTVKNLNSKIDPLSLDDSLNQFVEECLGSEDVIYLIGGSDGISFLSSLDSFSPSLDILTPLKPMTAGKSYTSAVALDGKIFVLGGGDGACWFDTVDCYDRRRDDWTPCPALTHGKGSLAGVGLHGKIYAFGGGDGIGCFSDMEVFDPAQGKWTKSYPMLEKIRKITSYEREYYTVKRKNCGVYRKTSYERRFSLAGAELNGVIYAVGGFNGVRYLSSAERLDPREPNWKMLPAMSTVRGCHTVAVLDEKIYVMGGYDADAGAMASTVELYEPRMPSWVMVEPMNYTRGYHSSAVLGGSIFTLGGVKGEADTILDVVERYKEGCGWVNTGMKSIGSRCYCSAIVL; encoded by the exons ATGGTCAAGAAGAAATCTTCATGGAGCCAGGTTGTGAGTGGCAGGCCAACAAACCTCTTTGTTCCTGCAAGAAATCTTCCACTGCAGGATCTTGGAGCTGTAATTTTCGGCTGCACAAACAATACTATTGCTGAGTGCCACTCACGCCAACTTTTTG GCTTGCCTAAAGCACATCTCTCATATGTACACAACATCAAGGAAGGGCTACCTCTATTCCTGTTCAATTATGATGATCGCAGATTGCATGGTGTTTATGAAGCTGCAAGCAATGGCAAATTCTGTCCCGAATCAAATGCATGGACAAATAATGGCTACGAAAAGACAAGCTATCCTGCTCAG GTTGCAATGCGGATAAGAATGTGGTGTGTTCCACTAGAAGAGAGTAAATTCAGGAATGCTATTATAGGCAATTATTACCAGAAGACGCCCACTGTCTATGGCCAGAAGCCTCACTTCTTCAGATTTGAATTGGATCATGCACAAACACGTGCTTTGATGGCTATGTTTACTCCTTCGCCTTCCCCCATCAAGTTCTGGACGCCTCCTGTTTCACAACCAGGAGCTCAGCATGTGAGCGAACCAACACCACCTCCTGTGTGGGTACAAAAATTTGAGGGTAACAATGAGCTCAAAGCAGAAAAGGTTTTAGTGTCATATGCAGATGCGGTAAAACAAAGCAAGTTTGAGGTTGAGGGAGTTGGACTAAGAGATGTGGATGATGGGTGGAACAATGAGTGGAACAATGAGCGAAACAACGAGCTCAAACCAGAAAAGGTTTTACCAGAAAAGGGTTTAGTGTCATATGCAGACATGGTAAAGCAGAACAAGTTTGAGGTTGAGGGAGTTGGAATGGCAGATGTGGACAATGGGCATGCCAGCTCAAGCAAAGAATCTTCCAATGGTTTCGATGATCTCGATTGCAAAGAGACACCACCAGAGTGGGAGGATCATGCACTGTTCAGTAAGGGAGTTGAAGTGCAACAGCAGCAACAATCTGCCCAGCAGGAAAATGAGCTTAGCTTCACATTGGTATTAGAGAAGCTTAAGGCTCTATCAGTCCAGCAACTTAGTTCTGAATTTTATGCCAATGGAGCTGGAACTGAAGGCATTGATGCATATGGATGTAAGGACATGCAAGAAGTTAAAGGTATATTTCTTGAGGGGCACTGTGGTTTGCCGGAGAACTTAGATACCGAAGTCGATCAGCTTGCCTGGGAGCATTCCAGTTTGCTACTTCAAGGATTGGACTATGAATCCTATTCAGAAGCTAAG TTGATAGATATGGTCAAAGGACTGTCCGAACGTATAGAGACTATGGAGAAGAAGCAG attatttccaacaaagaaGTCAAATGCCTACAAGGAGTGAATGACAGGTTGCTGAAAAGAGTTGTTGAGCTAAAgaacacagtgaagaatttgaattcCAAAATAGATCCTTTATCTCTAGATGATTCACTAAATCAGTTTGTTGAAGAATGTTTGGGTTCAGAAGATGTCATTTATCTCATTGGTGGTTCCGATGGCATCTCATTTTTGTCATCATTAGACTCCTTCTCACCCTCCTTGGACATACTAACACCTCTGAAACCAATGACTGCTGGGAAGTCCTATACCTCTGCTGTCGCGTTAGatggcaaaatatttgttcttggtGGTGGTGATGGTGCTTGCTGGTTTGATACAG TTGACTGTTATGACCGAAGACGTGATGATTGGACCCCATGCCCAGCACTGACTCATGGAAAGGGGAGCCTCGCTGGAGTTGGTTTGCATGGCAAAATTTATGCATTTGGCGGTGGAGATGGCATTGGCTGTTTCTCTGACATGGAGGTGTTTGATCCTGCTCAGGGAAAGTGGACAAAGAGTTACCCTATGCTAGAAAAG ATCAGGAAAATTACTAGTTATGAACGAGAGTACTACACCGTAAAGAGAAAAAACTGTGGGGTTTACAGAAAAACTAGTTATGAACGA CGCTTTTCTCTAGCTGGTGCAGAACTTAATGGTGTGATTTATGCAGTTGGCGGTTTCAATGGCGTTCGGTATCTGAG CTCTGCTGAGAGGCTTGATCCTAGGGAGCCTAACTGGAAAATGCTCCCAGCAATGAGTACAGTAAGAGGTTGTCATACAGTGGCAGTGCTTGATGAGAAGAT ATATGTAATGGGTGGTTATGATGCTGATGCTGGAGCAATGGCATCCACCGTTGAGTTGTACGAGCCAAGAATGCCGTCATGGGTGATGGTGGAACCAATGAACTACACCAGAGGGTACCACTCTTCAGCTGTGCTCGGTGGTTCGATATTCACTCTGGGTGGGGTCAAAGGTGAAGCAGATACAATCTTGGATGTG GTGGAGCGCTACAAGGAAGGCTGTGGTTGGGTGAATACAGGGATGAAGTCAATCGGCAGCAGATGCTACTGCTCTGCCATTGTTCTCTGA